GAATTCACCTGCTTGCGCATCCGTTGACGCAGCAAACCTCTGAAGCTTTCCGTGTTCGGCATATAATTGCCAGCGATTTATTTGTGCACGATCTAATTAGGCTCCCTCGTCTGCCGAGTCAATAGCTTGCAAACAGATCGCGCACAAATTATATTGAGATCAAAGGAGAGCGTGATGAAAGACACCACATCAAATGATCTCGCTGACGTGCCCAAGATCGATGAAATGCTTTGCTTTTCGATCTATTCGGCAAGCCACGCCTTTAACCAGCTCTACCGTCCCCTGCTCGACGAGCTTGAACTCACCTATCCGCAATTCCTTGTCATGACCGCTTTGTGGGCGCGCGACGACCGCACGGTGAAGGATCTCGGCGAGACGCTTTTTCTCGACTCCAGCACCCTCACTCCGCTGCTGAAGCGGCTGGAAAATGTCGGCCTCGTCACCCGCAATCGAAATCCCGCCGATGAACGCCAGGTGCTCCTGCGCCTGACGAAAGACGGATTGGCCCTGAAGAGCCGCGCCGCCTATGTGTTCGACTGCATCGGCAAGGCCGTCGGCCTCGACGCCGAAACCGCCGGCAAGATGCGGGACACTATCGCTTCGATCCGCGACAACATTCACAACAGGGATAAGGGCGAGGCCTGACGCAGTGCCGCCTCGCCGCGTTGCTGCGACGATTTTCGTTCGACAAGTCGATAGCATATTGTACCATCCGTCTGCTGCCAGCACGCGCGATCGGCCATTTCGCCACGCGGCCCAAGATGCCGGCGTCCGCTTTCTTGCCTGAGCCTCACGCAGGCGTGAATACGCCGCCATTTGCTATTCGGTCGCGCTGAGGTACGTCAATCCTGTTTCGATGAAGGAGGAGTTTCAATGGAATATCGTCTGCTCGGCCGTTCCGGCCTGAAGATTTCGACATTGACCATGGGCACGATGACCTTCGGCGGCGTCGGCTGGGCGAAGATGGTCGGCGATCTCGGCATCTCCGAGGCGAAAAAGATGATCGATATGTGCATCGATGCCGGCATCAACCTGATCGACACCGCCAACGCCTATTCATCAGGCGAATGCGAAAACATCATCGGTGACGTGCTCTCCGGTAAGCGGCCGCAAGGCGTGTTGCTCGCCACCAAGGCCCGCTTTAGCATGGGTGATGGCCCGAACGACCAGGGTCTGTCGCGCTACCACCTGATCCGCGAATGCGAGGCGAGCCTCAAGCGCCTGAAGACCGATGTCATCGACCTTTACCAGGTGCATGAATGGGATGGCCAGACGCCGCTTGAAGAGACGATGGAAGCCCTCGACACCCTGATCAGACAGGGCAAGGTGCGTTATGTCGGCTGCTCGAATTATTCCGGCTGGCACATCATGAAGGCGCTTGGGCTCGCCAACGAGCACAGGTACCAGCGCTTCGTCAGCCAGCAGATCCACTATACACTGGAAGCCCGCGACGCCGAATACGAGTTGCTGCCGATCTCGATCGACCAGGGTCTCGGCGTGCTGGTCTGGAGCCCGCTGGCTGGCGGCCTGCTCTCCGGCAAGCACCGCCGCAACCAGGCAGCCCCCGAAGGCACGCGCCAGTTCGCCGGTTGGACCGAACCGCCGATCCGCGACGAGAACCGCCTCTGGAATATCGTCGAGGCGCTGGTCGCGATCGGTGAGGAACGCGGCGTTTCCGCCGCTCAAGTTGCGCTCGCCTGGCTGATCGGCCGCAAGGCGGTCACCTCGGTGATCATCGGCGGCCGCACCGAAGCCCAGTTCCGCGACAACATCGCCGCCGCCGATCTGAAACTCACGGACGAGGAGCGCAAGCGCCTCGACGCGGTCAGCCTGCCGCCGCTGATCTATCCCTACTGGCACCAGCTGAACACGGTTAGCGACAGGCTTGGTGAAGCCGATCTCGAACTTTTCGGACCGCATCTGGAGCAATAGGCGATAGCGGATCAGGCATTGCACGGCGGAAGACAAAGCATGTCGCGCAAAGTGTGCAGCGGTTTTGCGGCCACGACATGCTCAAATCAAAGACCTAAAGTGTGACAGGCGAATCTGAAGGATCGCGTCATACTTTAGCCGTCACAAAAGATGCACTTTCGCCGTGTTAGCGTAAGATCCCGCCACCTCCGCGAGGTTCTCCATGCTGAAGAATTACAAGGTCCTGAAGGGTACGGCGAGCGCACTCGCCCTTGATGACGACAACGATCCCCATATCGAAATCCGCATCGAGGCGGACGGCGTCAGCTACCGGATCGCTCTGAATGTCCGCTCGAAGATGTCGCCGCACGACCTGCTCTATGCCAACATCGTCGATTTCAAGCATCCGGCACTGACGGAGGCGCTCGAAGCCCTGCCGATGGGCCTGACCGACATCCGCAAGGACCGTCCGGAGCTTGCGATCGACTACGTCCGCGGCGGGCTGATCGAGCGCGAGGACATGAATGTCGCGCCCTTCCAGCTCTCCGGCCCGAAGAATGATCTCAGGGAATTCATCGAGCCGATCGTCGAGGAAGGCATTGCCGATCCCGACATCCATTTCTATGCCTTCGGCGAGGCCTGGGGCCCCGAGCACAACAAGCCCGACCAATATTTCGATTTCGAGCCGGGCAACGGCATCCACGACATCCACATGAACCAGGGCGACGGCGGCAGCTTCAAGGCCACCAACGGGCCGAACCAGGACGGCGCCCTGCTCGTCCATTTTAACGATACCGACGAATGGGCGGCGATCTTCCTCTGCTTTCAGTCGCAGAACTGGAATACCGATGCGGCGACCGGCCATCCG
The Rhizobium leguminosarum DNA segment above includes these coding regions:
- a CDS encoding aldo/keto reductase; translation: MEYRLLGRSGLKISTLTMGTMTFGGVGWAKMVGDLGISEAKKMIDMCIDAGINLIDTANAYSSGECENIIGDVLSGKRPQGVLLATKARFSMGDGPNDQGLSRYHLIRECEASLKRLKTDVIDLYQVHEWDGQTPLEETMEALDTLIRQGKVRYVGCSNYSGWHIMKALGLANEHRYQRFVSQQIHYTLEARDAEYELLPISIDQGLGVLVWSPLAGGLLSGKHRRNQAAPEGTRQFAGWTEPPIRDENRLWNIVEALVAIGEERGVSAAQVALAWLIGRKAVTSVIIGGRTEAQFRDNIAAADLKLTDEERKRLDAVSLPPLIYPYWHQLNTVSDRLGEADLELFGPHLEQ
- a CDS encoding DUF2278 family protein; the protein is MLKNYKVLKGTASALALDDDNDPHIEIRIEADGVSYRIALNVRSKMSPHDLLYANIVDFKHPALTEALEALPMGLTDIRKDRPELAIDYVRGGLIEREDMNVAPFQLSGPKNDLREFIEPIVEEGIADPDIHFYAFGEAWGPEHNKPDQYFDFEPGNGIHDIHMNQGDGGSFKATNGPNQDGALLVHFNDTDEWAAIFLCFQSQNWNTDAATGHPVSDSRGGQGRGEGTRRPQPIVASSLRIVAALINPVNGEGGIEAETVTLINRSDMEASLEGWKLEDENGRSQTLSGSLNAGELRTIALDAAAGGPQLANRGGDIILRNADGAVADRVGYGKSETANEGWTTIF
- a CDS encoding MarR family winged helix-turn-helix transcriptional regulator, whose product is MKDTTSNDLADVPKIDEMLCFSIYSASHAFNQLYRPLLDELELTYPQFLVMTALWARDDRTVKDLGETLFLDSSTLTPLLKRLENVGLVTRNRNPADERQVLLRLTKDGLALKSRAAYVFDCIGKAVGLDAETAGKMRDTIASIRDNIHNRDKGEA